From Streptomonospora salina, the proteins below share one genomic window:
- a CDS encoding SCO6745 family protein, with protein MPHDAPSTDNARTAWAALEPVHILVYFAPEAQARYSAIGLEDRATNYFAARSAAMGAVGPGTVAATFYNFNPAAVRSVIPRAWSTASPETVLEARNDAVDQALRRILGDGAVASEAVQEAAELARTAALAAADLPHGRPLFAGHAGLEWPGDPHMVLWHAATLLREFRGDGHIAALIDAGVSPLDALVTHAATGAIKLSFLRKSRGWSREDMDAGVRGAVERGLVSVDEEGTLSLTDAGRTLRSALEERTDALSVAPYAAIGATGCARLAELAESVAEPLKAEGILPGARKG; from the coding sequence ATGCCCCACGACGCGCCGTCGACCGACAACGCCCGCACAGCGTGGGCGGCTCTGGAGCCCGTCCACATCCTGGTGTACTTCGCCCCCGAAGCCCAGGCCCGCTACTCCGCCATCGGGCTGGAGGATCGCGCGACGAACTACTTCGCCGCGCGATCGGCGGCCATGGGCGCCGTCGGCCCCGGAACGGTGGCGGCGACGTTCTACAACTTCAACCCCGCGGCGGTGCGCTCGGTCATCCCCCGCGCCTGGTCGACGGCCTCGCCCGAGACGGTACTGGAGGCCCGCAACGACGCCGTCGACCAGGCGCTGCGCCGTATCCTCGGCGACGGGGCGGTGGCCTCGGAGGCGGTGCAGGAGGCCGCCGAGCTGGCCCGCACGGCGGCGCTGGCGGCCGCCGACCTCCCGCACGGCCGGCCGCTGTTCGCCGGCCACGCCGGCCTGGAGTGGCCCGGCGATCCGCACATGGTGCTGTGGCACGCCGCCACCCTGCTGCGGGAGTTCCGCGGCGACGGCCACATCGCGGCGCTCATCGACGCCGGGGTCAGCCCGCTGGACGCACTCGTGACGCACGCGGCCACAGGCGCGATCAAGCTCTCCTTCCTGCGCAAGAGCCGCGGCTGGAGCCGGGAGGACATGGACGCCGGCGTGCGCGGCGCCGTCGAGCGCGGCCTGGTCTCCGTCGACGAGGAGGGCACGCTGTCGCTGACCGACGCCGGCCGCACCCTGCGCAGCGCTCTGGAGGAGCGCACCGACGCCCTGTCGGTCGCGCCCTACGCCGCGATCGGGGCCACGGGCTGCGCGCGCCTCGCGGAGCTGGCCGAGTCCGTCGCGGAGCCGCTCAAGGCCGAGGGCATCCTGCCGGGTGCCCGGAAGGGATGA
- a CDS encoding carboxylesterase/lipase family protein, with product MEALATTASGRVSGAVEGGISAFRGIPYAAPPVGEARFAAPRPPEPWTGVREAVEYGPTAPHPPYESGMAEALPERSIPGDEYLNLNVWTPGTGERGLPVMVWIHGGAFTNGSGAEPGYDARAFARSGVVAVTVNYRLGAEGFALFDDAPANRGILDQIAALEWVRDNIAAFGGDPDRVTIFGESAGAMSVATLMAVPRARALFRRAVAQSGAGHNTLHAEDARTVARVLAERLGAGSARAELADVPVKRLQEEQSRIVAELRGDADTGLWGERLTAFGVLPFSPVVDGELLTARPIDALRAGEAADKDLLIGTTTEEYRLYLAVPGLIDHIRPEHVAAQAAGLGLSAEAVEAYIQRAPTPGDALSRIGTDAVFRMPASRLLDARAASGGSGRTYGYEFAWPSPRLGGRLGACHALEIPFVFDNLADGGNLAGPDAPQQIADDMHGAWVRFASTGELDWPRWDRRRRPLMRFDAPESTVVDDPCARTRPLWDGVLD from the coding sequence ATGGAGGCCTTGGCCACGACCGCGTCCGGTCGCGTCAGCGGTGCCGTCGAAGGCGGGATCAGCGCCTTCCGCGGCATCCCCTACGCGGCGCCGCCGGTGGGGGAGGCGCGGTTCGCGGCGCCCCGCCCGCCCGAGCCGTGGACGGGAGTGCGCGAGGCCGTGGAATACGGTCCGACGGCGCCCCACCCGCCCTACGAGTCCGGCATGGCCGAAGCGCTGCCCGAGCGCAGCATCCCCGGTGACGAGTACCTCAACCTCAACGTGTGGACGCCCGGAACCGGCGAGCGCGGACTGCCGGTCATGGTGTGGATCCACGGCGGCGCGTTCACCAACGGCTCCGGCGCCGAACCCGGCTACGACGCGCGCGCCTTCGCCCGCAGCGGCGTCGTCGCGGTCACCGTCAACTACCGGTTGGGCGCGGAAGGGTTCGCCCTGTTCGACGACGCGCCCGCCAACCGCGGGATACTCGACCAGATCGCCGCACTGGAGTGGGTGCGCGACAACATCGCCGCGTTCGGCGGCGACCCCGACCGGGTCACGATCTTCGGCGAGTCCGCGGGCGCCATGAGCGTCGCCACCCTGATGGCCGTCCCCCGCGCCCGCGCGCTGTTCCGCCGGGCCGTCGCCCAATCCGGCGCCGGACACAACACGCTGCACGCCGAGGACGCCCGGACCGTGGCACGGGTCCTCGCCGAGCGCCTGGGAGCGGGCTCCGCACGCGCCGAACTGGCCGACGTGCCGGTGAAGCGGCTGCAGGAGGAGCAGTCCCGCATCGTCGCCGAGCTGCGCGGCGACGCCGACACCGGGCTCTGGGGCGAGCGGCTGACCGCCTTCGGCGTGCTTCCGTTCTCACCGGTCGTCGACGGCGAGCTGCTCACCGCCCGCCCGATCGACGCGCTGCGCGCGGGAGAAGCCGCCGACAAGGACCTCCTCATCGGAACGACCACCGAGGAGTACCGGCTCTATCTGGCCGTGCCCGGCCTGATCGACCACATCCGCCCCGAGCACGTCGCCGCCCAGGCCGCGGGGCTCGGGCTCTCCGCCGAGGCCGTGGAGGCCTACATCCAGCGTGCCCCGACCCCCGGCGACGCCCTCTCCCGAATCGGCACCGACGCCGTCTTCCGGATGCCCGCCTCGCGCTTGCTGGACGCGCGCGCCGCCTCCGGCGGCAGCGGGCGCACCTACGGCTACGAGTTCGCCTGGCCCTCTCCGCGGCTCGGCGGCCGACTGGGCGCGTGCCACGCCCTGGAGATCCCGTTCGTCTTCGACAACCTGGCCGACGGCGGCAACCTCGCGGGCCCGGACGCACCGCAGCAGATCGCCGACGACATGCACGGCGCCTGGGTCCGCTTCGCCTCCACCGGCGAGCTCGACTGGCCCCGGTGGGATCGGCGGCGGCGCCCCCTCATGCGCTTCGACGCGCCCGAATCGACGGTCGTCGACGACCCGTGCGCCCGAACCCGCCCCCTGTGGGACGGCGTGCTCGACTAG
- a CDS encoding MFS transporter, protein MTSTPPENSPTRHREARKIALASFIGTSIEWYDFFLYGAAAALVFGPQFFPSDNELASQLAALSSFAVGFAARPIGGIVAGHLGDRVLGRKRMLVVSLLVMGVATVLIGLLPTYAQIGAAAPILLVVLRLAQGLGVGAEWGGAALMAVEHAPPGRRGLFGAAPQLGVPAGAIAANLVMLVASTTAADAFAQWGWRLGFLASVVLLAVGYVIRRSVNESPLFEEDRHQRRQDEDAPRSAPLSELLLRHPLGIVRAAFATAASTGLGYIVLVYTLSYGTTELSYSRNALLVVVILASAVQLAAVLGWSALSDKLGRRRVFIGGGFAQIVLVLLFFPMFERETFLWALLACSLAVIVVSAQYGPLSALLSELFPTHVRYSGVSTGYQVGNALGGGLAPIVATALFATQGGSAAVGLYLAAMALLATLAVLLTPETSERDLRRV, encoded by the coding sequence GTGACCAGCACACCTCCCGAAAACAGCCCAACTCGGCACCGCGAGGCCCGCAAGATCGCGCTCGCCAGCTTCATCGGAACCAGCATCGAGTGGTACGACTTCTTCCTCTACGGCGCCGCGGCCGCCCTCGTCTTCGGCCCCCAGTTCTTCCCGTCCGACAACGAACTCGCCAGCCAACTGGCCGCGCTCTCCTCCTTCGCCGTCGGGTTCGCCGCCCGGCCCATCGGCGGGATCGTCGCCGGCCACCTGGGCGACCGGGTCCTCGGACGCAAGCGGATGCTCGTGGTGTCGCTACTGGTCATGGGTGTGGCCACGGTCCTGATCGGGCTGCTTCCCACCTACGCCCAGATCGGCGCCGCCGCGCCGATCCTGCTCGTCGTGCTGCGGCTTGCCCAAGGGCTGGGTGTGGGCGCCGAATGGGGCGGCGCCGCGCTCATGGCCGTCGAACACGCGCCGCCCGGACGGCGCGGACTCTTCGGTGCCGCACCCCAGCTCGGCGTGCCCGCCGGGGCGATCGCCGCCAACCTCGTCATGCTGGTCGCTTCGACCACGGCCGCCGACGCGTTCGCCCAATGGGGGTGGCGGCTCGGTTTCCTCGCCAGCGTCGTGCTCCTCGCCGTCGGCTACGTCATCCGCCGGAGCGTCAACGAGAGCCCGCTGTTCGAGGAGGACCGGCACCAGCGCCGGCAGGACGAGGACGCTCCGCGGTCCGCGCCGCTGTCGGAGCTCCTGCTGCGCCACCCGCTGGGCATCGTACGCGCCGCGTTCGCGACCGCCGCGTCCACGGGCCTGGGCTACATCGTCCTCGTGTACACGCTGTCCTACGGCACCACCGAGTTGAGCTACTCCCGCAACGCGCTGCTGGTCGTGGTGATCCTCGCCAGCGCCGTCCAACTGGCCGCCGTCCTGGGGTGGTCGGCGCTCAGCGACAAGCTCGGCAGGCGGCGCGTGTTCATCGGCGGGGGATTCGCCCAGATCGTGCTCGTGCTGCTGTTCTTCCCGATGTTCGAGCGCGAGACGTTCCTCTGGGCGCTGTTGGCCTGCAGCCTCGCCGTCATCGTCGTCTCCGCCCAATACGGCCCGCTGTCCGCGCTGCTGTCGGAGCTGTTCCCCACGCACGTCCGCTACAGCGGCGTCTCCACCGGCTACCAGGTGGGCAACGCGCTCGGCGGGGGACTGGCGCCCATCGTCGCCACCGCCCTGTTCGCGACCCAGGGCGGTTCGGCGGCCGTGGGCCTCTACCTCGCGGCGATGGCGCTGCTGGCGACGCTGGCGGTGCTGCTGACCCCCGAGACCTCCGAACGCGACCTCCGGCGGGTGTGA
- a CDS encoding alpha-galactosidase, whose amino-acid sequence MDRLRALADRAAAVGVERFVLDDGWFRGRRSDRSGLGDWSVDPDTWPQGLDPIVEHVQALGMDFGLWVEPEMANLDSDLVRSGPDRLLHPAGGSGRSWRHQYVLNIARPDTWQHVRDRLDALLQRYPVRYVKWDHNRDLYEGVHPVGAEPRERAARRRVPGGSPACTARPAPSTPCWTRCASATPAWSSNRARARIWPR is encoded by the coding sequence CTGGACCGGCTGCGCGCACTGGCCGACCGCGCCGCCGCGGTGGGGGTGGAGCGCTTCGTGCTCGACGACGGCTGGTTCCGGGGGCGGCGCAGCGACCGCAGCGGCCTGGGCGACTGGAGCGTCGACCCCGACACCTGGCCGCAGGGCCTGGACCCGATCGTGGAGCATGTGCAGGCGCTGGGCATGGACTTCGGTCTGTGGGTGGAGCCGGAGATGGCCAACCTCGACTCCGACCTCGTCCGCAGCGGCCCCGACCGGCTGCTGCACCCCGCGGGCGGGTCCGGCCGCTCGTGGCGCCACCAGTACGTGCTGAACATCGCCCGCCCCGACACCTGGCAGCACGTCCGCGACCGGCTCGACGCGCTGCTGCAGCGCTATCCCGTCCGGTACGTGAAGTGGGACCACAACCGTGACCTGTACGAAGGCGTGCACCCGGTCGGGGCGGAACCGAGGGAGCGGGCGGCCCGCAGGAGGGTCCCGGGCGGGTCCCCGGCGTGCACCGCCAGACCCGCGCCCTCTACGCCCTGCTGGACTCGCTGCGCGAGCGCCACCCCCGCGTGGAGTTCGAATCGTGCGCGAGCGCGGATCTGGCCACGCTGA
- a CDS encoding MarR family winged helix-turn-helix transcriptional regulator: MIDSAPAQVTAEESEPRIIYLVKRIEMIARAHLDGVTREQGLTTLQYTALSVLRAQPGLSAAQLARRSFVSPQAMTEMVGALEAKGMIRREPDPGNRRVLRAYLTDTSRTALHACDRGADLLEEHMLGGVSAQERAALRRTLAACAAELDTFAGAPAAPT, from the coding sequence ATGATCGATTCCGCTCCTGCTCAGGTCACAGCCGAGGAATCCGAGCCGCGCATCATCTACCTGGTGAAAAGGATCGAGATGATCGCCCGGGCGCACCTGGACGGCGTCACCCGCGAGCAAGGGCTCACCACCCTGCAGTACACGGCCCTGAGCGTGCTGCGTGCCCAACCCGGGCTCTCGGCCGCGCAGCTGGCCCGGCGCTCCTTCGTCAGCCCTCAGGCCATGACCGAGATGGTCGGCGCACTGGAGGCCAAAGGCATGATCCGCCGCGAGCCCGACCCCGGAAACCGGCGCGTACTCCGCGCCTACCTGACCGACACGAGCCGCACCGCCCTGCACGCCTGCGACCGCGGCGCCGACCTCCTGGAGGAGCACATGCTGGGCGGCGTTTCCGCACAGGAGCGGGCCGCCCTGCGCCGGACCCTCGCCGCCTGCGCCGCGGAGCTCGACACGTTCGCCGGGGCCCCGGCCGCGCCCACCTGA
- a CDS encoding NADP-dependent oxidoreductase: MRAMSQKTHGGPDVLHEVELDVPRPGPSQILVRVHAAGLNPTDWKHRADRLFLGDPPYVLGWDVSGVVEAVGIGVTVFEPGDEVFGMLPYPHGAGSFAEYVTGPARSFAHKPDGLTHVEAGAMPLAALTALQALIDTAHLEEGQSVLVHAAAGGVGHFATQIAAALGTRVFGTASSGKHDFLRGVGVDEPVDYRETDFTEAVGEVDAVLDTIGGDTAFGSLRVLRSGGTMVTILPIPPEGLLDEAEKRGVRAAPMLVESDHAGMTAVADLAESGRLRPHVSEVFPLDRLADAHRAGETGRTTGKLVIDVAGEA, encoded by the coding sequence ATGCGCGCAATGTCCCAGAAAACCCACGGCGGACCCGACGTGCTCCACGAAGTGGAACTCGACGTCCCCCGGCCCGGCCCCTCGCAGATCCTGGTGCGGGTCCACGCGGCCGGACTCAACCCCACCGACTGGAAGCACCGGGCCGACCGCCTGTTCCTCGGCGACCCGCCCTATGTCCTGGGGTGGGACGTCTCCGGCGTGGTGGAGGCCGTCGGTATCGGGGTGACCGTCTTCGAGCCCGGAGACGAAGTCTTCGGCATGCTGCCCTACCCCCACGGGGCGGGCTCCTTCGCCGAGTACGTCACCGGCCCCGCGCGCTCCTTCGCCCACAAGCCCGACGGGCTGACCCATGTCGAGGCCGGCGCCATGCCGCTGGCGGCGCTGACCGCCCTGCAGGCCCTGATCGACACCGCCCACCTGGAGGAGGGCCAGAGCGTGCTCGTCCACGCGGCCGCCGGCGGCGTCGGCCACTTCGCGACGCAGATCGCCGCGGCCCTGGGCACCCGCGTCTTCGGCACCGCCAGCTCCGGCAAGCACGACTTCCTGCGCGGGGTCGGCGTCGACGAGCCCGTCGACTACCGCGAGACCGACTTCACCGAGGCGGTCGGCGAGGTCGACGCCGTGCTCGACACCATCGGCGGCGACACCGCCTTCGGCTCGCTGCGTGTGCTGCGCAGCGGCGGAACGATGGTGACGATCCTGCCGATCCCGCCGGAAGGCCTCCTCGACGAGGCCGAGAAGCGCGGTGTGCGCGCCGCGCCCATGCTGGTGGAGTCCGACCACGCCGGGATGACGGCCGTGGCCGATCTCGCGGAGTCGGGACGGCTGCGGCCGCACGTCAGCGAGGTCTTTCCGCTGGACCGCCTGGCCGACGCGCACCGCGCCGGGGAGACGGGCCGCACCACCGGAAAGCTGGTGATCGACGTGGCCGGCGAGGCCTGA
- a CDS encoding DUF4352 domain-containing protein, translated as MDPKLLAAVAMSAALIGVPACSAGDDAARPAAGSPSAVESERGGSDPAPAESAPPEAGPQSGGEPGPRGRAAPSEEGAPPGSAPPLDAFAGLSGNDGVFAMHVDEAYVDDDGVITDGAGTTDRAAEGSEYVVVNVRITNESSAPAYFDWGGSYAYDADGNQYADDADAAWAACDTYCSDDLNPGGSAETDVVFEMPEGTGIVSLELRSAPYGSGGAAIIEP; from the coding sequence ATGGACCCGAAACTCCTCGCCGCCGTTGCGATGTCCGCGGCGCTGATCGGGGTGCCCGCCTGTTCAGCGGGGGACGACGCGGCCAGGCCCGCGGCCGGTTCGCCGTCGGCGGTCGAGTCGGAGCGCGGCGGGTCGGATCCGGCGCCTGCGGAGTCGGCGCCTCCGGAAGCCGGTCCCCAGTCCGGTGGGGAGCCTGGGCCCCGGGGGCGGGCCGCGCCGAGCGAGGAGGGGGCACCGCCCGGATCCGCTCCGCCGCTGGACGCCTTCGCCGGGCTCTCCGGAAACGACGGAGTCTTCGCCATGCACGTCGACGAAGCTTATGTGGACGACGACGGCGTGATCACCGACGGTGCGGGAACCACCGACCGGGCCGCCGAGGGCAGCGAGTACGTGGTCGTCAACGTCCGGATCACCAACGAGTCCTCGGCCCCGGCCTACTTCGACTGGGGCGGCTCCTACGCCTACGACGCCGACGGGAACCAGTACGCCGACGACGCCGACGCGGCGTGGGCCGCATGCGACACGTACTGCAGCGACGATCTGAATCCCGGCGGTTCCGCGGAAACCGACGTGGTCTTCGAGATGCCGGAGGGCACGGGCATCGTCTCGCTGGAACTGCGCTCGGCCCCCTACGGATCCGGCGGAGCGGCGATCATCGAACCGTAG
- a CDS encoding inorganic diphosphatase, translated as MELDMVVEIPQGSQNKYEMDHKLGRIRLDRTLFTSTQYPADYGYIPDTLAEDGEPLDAIVPLEKRSFPGCYVRVRPVAVFWMQDERGPDAKILCVPVGDPRQDHIRDLRNMPEFQLQEITHFFDIYKRLEPGKSSEVRGWQDRASAEETVEAAQRRAEEAAGEAAASAEAPASAETEAPPL; from the coding sequence ATGGAACTCGACATGGTCGTCGAGATCCCGCAGGGGTCGCAGAACAAGTACGAGATGGACCACAAGCTGGGCCGCATCCGGCTCGACCGGACCCTGTTCACGTCGACGCAGTACCCCGCGGACTACGGCTACATCCCCGACACGCTGGCCGAGGACGGCGAGCCGCTGGACGCCATCGTGCCGCTGGAGAAGCGCTCCTTCCCCGGCTGCTACGTGCGGGTGCGCCCCGTCGCGGTGTTCTGGATGCAGGACGAGCGGGGCCCCGACGCCAAGATCCTGTGCGTTCCGGTGGGCGACCCGCGCCAGGACCACATCCGCGACCTGCGCAACATGCCGGAGTTCCAGCTGCAGGAGATCACGCACTTCTTCGATATCTACAAGCGGCTGGAGCCGGGCAAGAGCTCGGAGGTCCGCGGTTGGCAGGACCGCGCCTCCGCCGAGGAGACGGTGGAGGCGGCTCAGCGCCGGGCCGAGGAGGCGGCGGGTGAAGCCGCCGCGTCCGCCGAGGCTCCCGCGAGCGCCGAAACCGAGGCGCCGCCGCTGTAA
- a CDS encoding p-hydroxycinnamoyl CoA hydratase/lyase has translation MESADRAAHNGDASPPWGEAVLVEFDAGIAWVTLNRPDKRNAMNPRLNEEMVATLDALEGDERCRVLVLTGAGDSWSAGMDLKEYFRDVDATGDPALQKRVRRTAAEWQWRRLSTYSKPTVAMVNGWCFGGAFTPLVACDLAVAAEDAGFGLSEINWGIPPGSVVSRALAAVVPQRDALYHIMTGETFDGRAAERMRLVNEAVPGERLRERTRELAAHLAGMNPVVLQAAKTGYRLAAGMDWDQAEDYLYAKLEQSQFRDPEQGRSHGMEQFLDDKTFRPGLGRYARG, from the coding sequence ATGGAGTCTGCGGACCGGGCCGCCCACAACGGCGACGCGTCCCCGCCCTGGGGCGAGGCGGTCCTCGTCGAGTTCGACGCGGGCATCGCCTGGGTGACGCTCAATCGGCCCGACAAGCGCAACGCGATGAACCCGCGCCTCAACGAGGAGATGGTCGCCACCCTCGACGCGCTGGAGGGCGACGAGCGCTGCCGCGTGCTGGTCCTCACCGGAGCGGGCGACTCCTGGAGCGCCGGCATGGACCTCAAGGAGTACTTCCGCGACGTCGACGCCACCGGCGACCCCGCGCTGCAGAAGCGCGTGCGGCGCACCGCAGCGGAGTGGCAGTGGCGCCGGCTGTCCACGTACTCCAAGCCCACCGTGGCCATGGTCAACGGCTGGTGCTTCGGCGGCGCGTTCACCCCGCTGGTGGCCTGCGACCTGGCCGTGGCCGCCGAGGACGCCGGCTTCGGCCTGTCCGAGATCAACTGGGGCATTCCGCCCGGCAGCGTGGTCAGCCGGGCGCTCGCGGCGGTCGTCCCCCAGCGCGACGCGCTGTACCACATCATGACCGGCGAGACCTTCGACGGCCGGGCGGCCGAGCGGATGCGCCTGGTCAACGAGGCCGTGCCGGGGGAGCGCCTGCGCGAGCGGACCCGCGAGCTCGCGGCGCACCTGGCCGGAATGAACCCCGTCGTCCTCCAGGCCGCCAAAACCGGCTACAGGCTCGCCGCCGGAATGGACTGGGACCAGGCCGAGGACTACCTCTACGCCAAGCTGGAGCAGTCGCAGTTCCGCGACCCCGAACAGGGGCGCAGCCACGGCATGGAGCAGTTCCTCGACGACAAGACCTTCCGTCCGGGCCTGGGCCGCTACGCACGCGGCTGA
- a CDS encoding long-chain-fatty-acid--CoA ligase, which translates to METALTPLEFARRTRRLHPRREAVVDQSVRLTYEQFFDRCDRWSAALERMGVGKGDRVAYIAPNTHAQLESFYAVPQLGAVLVPINYRLSAEDFVYIVNHSGATVLCAHSDQLAVVDGVRDRMPGVEHFVALEGSGEGWQDYESLVAATRPEFTRPEIAETDLLTINYTSGTTARPKGVMITHRNAYMNVVGTLLHLRIGLGERYLWTLPMFHANGWTYTWTVTAAAAAHVCLRAIDRSRVFELVREEGVTWMCAAPTVLIFLANTPEEERGAVPPGVHVVTAGASPAADTIERLEGTFGWSVTHVYGLTETTPFITVCEPRPEHTGLDVDERAAVKARQGVELITSGELKVLSSDGGEVPWDGAAVGEIAVRGNVVMAGYYKDPESTEKVMGDGWFRTGDAAVTHPDGFVEIQDRIKDVIISGGENISSVEVEGVLLRHPAVQEAAIVGVPHERWGETPKASVVLHDGAAATEEELIGFARDRLAHFKAPTRVEFVDQLPKTATGKIQKYVLREGASAVSRQ; encoded by the coding sequence ATGGAAACCGCCCTCACCCCGCTGGAGTTCGCCCGCCGCACGCGCCGGCTGCATCCGCGGCGCGAAGCGGTCGTCGACCAGAGCGTGCGGCTGACCTACGAGCAGTTCTTCGACCGGTGCGACCGGTGGTCGGCGGCCCTGGAGCGGATGGGCGTGGGCAAGGGCGACCGCGTCGCCTACATCGCCCCCAACACCCACGCCCAGCTGGAGTCCTTCTACGCAGTCCCGCAGCTGGGCGCGGTGCTGGTGCCGATCAACTACCGGCTCTCCGCCGAGGACTTCGTCTACATCGTCAACCACTCCGGCGCCACGGTGCTGTGCGCCCACTCCGACCAACTCGCCGTGGTCGACGGCGTACGCGACCGGATGCCCGGCGTCGAGCACTTCGTCGCGCTGGAGGGTTCCGGCGAGGGCTGGCAGGACTACGAATCGCTCGTCGCCGCCACGCGGCCGGAGTTCACCCGGCCCGAGATCGCCGAGACCGACCTGCTGACGATCAACTACACCAGCGGCACCACCGCGCGCCCCAAGGGCGTGATGATCACCCACCGCAACGCCTACATGAACGTCGTCGGCACCCTGCTGCACCTGCGCATCGGGCTCGGCGAACGCTACCTGTGGACGCTGCCGATGTTCCACGCCAACGGGTGGACCTACACCTGGACGGTCACCGCCGCGGCCGCCGCGCACGTGTGCCTGCGCGCCATCGACCGCTCCCGCGTGTTCGAACTGGTCCGCGAGGAGGGGGTCACCTGGATGTGCGCCGCTCCCACGGTGCTGATCTTCCTGGCCAACACCCCCGAGGAGGAGCGCGGCGCGGTCCCGCCCGGCGTGCACGTCGTCACCGCCGGCGCCTCCCCCGCCGCCGACACCATCGAGCGGCTGGAGGGCACCTTCGGCTGGTCGGTCACCCACGTCTACGGGCTCACCGAGACCACGCCGTTCATCACCGTGTGCGAACCCCGGCCCGAGCACACCGGGCTGGACGTCGACGAGCGCGCCGCCGTCAAGGCCCGCCAGGGCGTCGAGCTGATCACCTCCGGTGAGCTCAAGGTCCTCTCCTCCGACGGCGGCGAGGTCCCTTGGGACGGCGCCGCGGTCGGCGAGATCGCCGTGCGCGGCAACGTCGTAATGGCCGGCTACTACAAAGACCCCGAATCCACCGAGAAGGTCATGGGCGACGGCTGGTTCCGCACCGGCGACGCCGCGGTTACCCACCCCGACGGGTTCGTCGAGATCCAGGACCGCATCAAGGACGTCATCATCTCCGGAGGCGAGAACATCTCCTCGGTCGAGGTCGAAGGCGTCCTGCTGCGCCACCCGGCCGTTCAGGAGGCCGCGATCGTGGGCGTGCCGCACGAACGGTGGGGCGAGACGCCCAAGGCCTCGGTCGTCCTGCACGACGGGGCCGCGGCCACCGAGGAGGAGCTGATCGGCTTCGCCCGCGACCGTCTCGCGCACTTCAAGGCGCCCACGCGGGTGGAGTTCGTGGACCAGCTGCCCAAGACCGCCACCGGCAAGATCCAGAAGTACGTGCTGCGTGAGGGCGCATCTGCGGTCTCCCGCCAGTAG
- a CDS encoding winged helix-turn-helix transcriptional regulator: MAEFLCGLDAAVTVVGGKWKPLILWALSVEPRRTGELRRELPGVSEKVLTQQLRELENDGVVHREIHQEVPPRVVYSLTAEGAQLDRALRPLGEWGEEHMDGIREARR; this comes from the coding sequence ATGGCCGAATTCCTCTGCGGGCTCGACGCCGCCGTCACCGTCGTCGGCGGCAAGTGGAAGCCCCTCATCCTCTGGGCGCTCAGCGTCGAGCCGCGCCGGACCGGCGAGCTGCGGCGCGAATTGCCGGGTGTCTCCGAGAAGGTGCTCACCCAGCAGCTGCGCGAACTCGAAAACGACGGCGTCGTGCACCGCGAGATCCACCAGGAGGTACCGCCCAGGGTGGTTTACAGCCTCACGGCCGAAGGGGCCCAGCTCGACCGGGCGCTGCGGCCGCTGGGGGAATGGGGGGAGGAGCACATGGACGGCATCCGCGAGGCCCGGCGCTGA
- a CDS encoding GH36 C-terminal domain-containing protein, whose product MEFESCASADLATLTAWSGLVREFRPLLHTGRTVRSDDTDPGALLHGVVSQTGERALYCFARLETAPAEQPGRTALPGLDPQRHYTLHHRTELGDPAGGHAGAPAWLHADTPAPVLTGAALRYLGVPMPRLFPAQAVLIEAVAEE is encoded by the coding sequence GTGGAGTTCGAATCGTGCGCGAGCGCGGATCTGGCCACGCTGACCGCGTGGTCCGGCCTGGTCCGCGAGTTCCGGCCGCTGCTGCACACCGGCCGTACCGTACGCAGCGACGACACCGACCCCGGCGCCCTGCTGCACGGTGTGGTCTCGCAGACGGGCGAGCGCGCCCTCTACTGCTTCGCGCGCCTGGAGACGGCGCCCGCCGAGCAGCCCGGCCGCACCGCCCTGCCCGGCCTCGACCCGCAGCGGCACTACACCCTGCACCACCGAACCGAACTGGGCGACCCCGCCGGAGGCCACGCGGGCGCGCCCGCGTGGCTGCACGCCGACACCCCCGCCCCGGTGCTGACCGGAGCGGCCCTGCGGTACCTCGGTGTGCCGATGCCCCGGCTCTTCCCGGCCCAAGCGGTGCTGATCGAAGCCGTCGCCGAAGAGTAG